One window of the Suricata suricatta isolate VVHF042 chromosome 7, meerkat_22Aug2017_6uvM2_HiC, whole genome shotgun sequence genome contains the following:
- the DLL1 gene encoding delta-like protein 1: MGRRCALALAVVSALLCQVWSSGVFELKLQEFVNKKGLLGNRNCCRGGAGPPPCACRTFFRVCLKHYQASVSPEPPCTYGSAVTPVLGVDSFSLPDGAGADPAFSNPIRFPFGFTWPGTFSLIIEALHTDSPDDLTTENPERLISRLATQRHLTVGEEWSQDLHSSGRTDLKYSYRFVCDEHYYGDGCSVFCRPRDDAFGHFTCGERGEKVCDPGWKGQYCTEPICLPGCDEQHGFCDKPGECKCRVGWQSRYCDQCIRYPGCLHGTCQQPWQCNCQEGWGGLFCNQDLNYCTHHKPCRNGATCTNTGQGSYTCSCRPGYSGANCETEIDECGASPCRNGGSCTDLENGYSCTCPPGFYGRICELSAMACADGPCFNGGRCSDNPEGGYTCRCPVGFSGFNCEKKVDSCSSSPCSNGAQCLDLGSAYLCRCQSGFSGRHCEDNVDDCASSPCANGGTCRDGVNEYSCTCPPGYTGRNCSAPVSRCEHAPCHNGATCHERDRRYLCECAQGYGGPNCQFLLPEPPPGPVVVDLSEKYVEGQAGPFPWVAVCAGVVLVLMLLLGCAAAVVCVRLRLQKDRPPAEPGRGETETMNNLANCQREKDICVSVIGATQIKNTNKKVDFHGDHGADKNGLKARYPAVDYNLVQDLKGDTAAAAARDPHGKRDAKCQPQASAGEEKSVPAPRGGEASERKRPDSVYSTSKDTKYQSVYVISEEKDECVIATEV; the protein is encoded by the exons ATGGGCCGTCGGTGCGCCCTGGCCCTCGCCGTGGTGTCGGCTCTGCTGTGTCAG gtCTGGAGCTCCGGGGTGTTTGAGCTGAAGCTGCAGGAGTTCGTCAACAAGAAGGGGCTGCTGGGAAACCGCAACTGCTGCCGCGGGGGCGCGGGGCCGCCGCCCTGCGCCTGCAGGACCTTCTTCCGCGTGTGCCTCAAGCACTACCAGGCGAGCGTGTCTCCCGAGCCGCCCTGCACCTACGGCAGCGCGGTCACGCCGGTGCTGGGCGTGGACTCCTTCAGCCTGCCCGACGGCGCGGGCGCGGACCCCGCCTTTAGCAACCCCATCCGCTTCCCCTTCGGCTTCACCTGGCCG GGCACTTTTTCCCTGATCATTGAAGCCCTTCACACAGATTCTCCTGATGACCTCACAACAg aaaacccagaaagactCATCAGCCGCCTGGCCACGCAGAGGCACCTGACTGTGGGCGAGGAGTGGTCTCAGGACCTGCACAGCAGTGGCCGAACGGACCTCAAGTACTCCTACCGCTTTGTGTGTGACGAGCACTACTACGGGGACGGCTGCTCCGTCTTCTGTCGGCCCCGGGACGACGCCTTTGGCCACTTCacctgtggggagaggggtgagaaGGTCTGCGATCCTGGCTGGAAAGGCCAGTACTGCACTGAAC CAATCTGCTTGCCAGGATGCGATGAGCAGCATGGGTTTTGTGACAAGCCAGGGGAGTGCAA GTGCAGAGTGGGCTGGCAGAGCCGGTACTGCGACCAGTGCATCCGGTACCCAGGCTGCCTCCATGGCACCTGCCAGCAGCCCTGGCAGTGCAACTGCCAGGAGGGCTGGGGTGGCCTCTTCTGCAACCAGG ACCTGAACTACTGCACACACCATAAACCGTGCAGGAACGGGGCCACCTGCACCAACACAGGCCAGGGGAGTTACACCTGCTCCTGTAGGCCTGGGTACTCCGGGGCCAACTGTGAGACGGAGATTGATGAGTGTGGCGCCAGCCCCTGCAGGAACGGAGGCAGCTGCACG GATCTTGAGAATGGCTACTCTTGTACCTGCCCACCTGGCTTCTATGGCAGAATCTGTGAGCTGAGTGCCATGGCGTGTGCTGACGGCCCCTGCTTCAACGGCGGACGCTGCTCAGACAACCCGGAAGGAGGGTACACCTGCCGCTGCCCCGTGGGCTTCTCAGGCTTTAACTGTGAGAAGAAGGTGGATTCCTGCAGCTCTTCACCCTGTTCCAATG GTGCACAGTGTTTGGACCTTGGCAGTGCTTACCTGTGCCGCTGCCAGTCTGGCTTCTCCGGGAGGCACTGTGAAGACAACGTGGACGATTGTGCCTCCTCCCCGTGTGCCAATGGGGGCACCTGCCGGGATGGTGTGAATGAGTACTCCTGCACCTGTCCCCCAGGCTACACAGGCAGGAACTGCAGTGCCCCTGTCAGCAGGTGTGAGCATGCGCCCTGCCACAACGGGGCCACGTGCCACGAGAGGGACCGGCGATACCTGTGTGAGTGCGCCCAGGGCTACGGGGGCCCCAACTGCCAGTTCCTGCTGCCCGAGCCGCCCCCGGGCCCGGTGGTGGTGGACCTCAGCGAGAAGTATGTGGAGGGCCAGGCCGGGCCTTTCCCCTGGGTGGCTGTCTGTGCGGGGGTGGTGCTGGTCCTCATGCTGCTGCTGGGCTGCGCCGCCGCCGTGGTCTGCGTGCGGCTCAGGCTGCAGAAGGACCGGCCGCCTGCTGAGCCTGGCCGCGGGGAGACGGAGACCATGAACAACCTGGCCAACTGCCAGCGCGAGAAGGACATCTGCGTCAGTGTCATCGGGGCCACGCAGATCAAGAACACCAACAAGAAGGTTGACTTCCATGGGGACCACGGGGCTGATAAGAACGGTCTCAAGGCCCGCTACCCTGCTGTGGATTATAACCTAGTGCAGGACCTCAAGGGCgacaccgccgccgccgccgccagggACCCTCATGGCAAGCGTGATGCCAAGTGCCAGCCCCAGGCCtctgcaggggaggagaagagtgTCCCAGCGCCGAGGGG TGGAGAAGCATCTGAAAGAAAAAGGCCAGACTCTGTGTATTCCACTTCAAAAGACACAAAGTACCAGTCAGTGTACGTCATATCGGAGGAGAAAGATGAGTGCGTCATAGCGACTGAG GTGTGA